In Zingiber officinale cultivar Zhangliang chromosome 3B, Zo_v1.1, whole genome shotgun sequence, a single window of DNA contains:
- the LOC122056240 gene encoding uncharacterized protein LOC122056240, protein MVPSPLPLIHQSPSFLLSPWHGIRRLDRGRFHRTFSVNGPLGRDETRSEVDRDKAREALRQLDQQLESLAQRETLPRKKRPAPPPFLESDLERDFMMTGRQVEEMPEISDSFLAYTAAALLLLTIVNNILFIVFTKPPADGNEEVSDVVRQPLVDLTEQAAPQLVD, encoded by the exons ATGGTTCCGTCTCCTCTCCCGCTCATCCACCAGAGCCCCTCGTTCCTTCTCTCGCCCTGGCATGGCATCCGTCGCCTTGACCGCGGCAGATTCCACAGGACTTTCTCTGTGAATGGCCCCTTGGGGAGGGATGAAACAAGGTCGGAGGTCGATCGGGACAAGGCCCGGGAAGCACTACGACAGCTGGACCAGCAGCTCGAGTCCCTTGCCCAACGAGAAACCCTACCGAGGAAGAAGCGGCCTGCCCCTCCCCCTTTTCTAG AATCCGATCTTGAGAGAGACTTCATGATGACTGGCAGGCAGGTGGAAGAGATGCCAGAAATTTCAGATTCTTTTCTCGCATACACTGCTGCAGCACTTCTTCTACTTACAATCGTGAACAACATCTTGTTCATTGTGTTCACAAAACCACCTGCTGATGGAAATGAGGAGGTTTCAGACGTTGTAAGACAGCCTCTTGTCGATCTGACAGAGCAAGCAGCTCCACAGCTTGTTGACTAA